Proteins encoded within one genomic window of uncultured Sphingopyxis sp.:
- a CDS encoding ATP-binding protein, with protein sequence MKTSIDIGTDSAGQGVRIDVQELLATRLLVQGNSGSGKSHLLRRILEESAALVQQIVIDPEGDFVTLADAYSHVVINGGDYNEREIAAMGARIREHRASIVLSLESLDIEAQMTCAAAFLNALFDAPREHWFPALVVVDEAQMFAPSVAGDVADNVRRASLGAMTNLMCRGRKRGLAGAIATQRLAKLAKNVAAEASNFLMGRTFLDIDMARAADLLGMERRQAETIRDLERGHFLGLGPAISRRPIAVRIGSTQTSTRLGTHGLMPLPDAGGEDMRSMLFTEMEAPAAPRVFAPEPEPVAASEVLERIAASEALHEDADAPPVLDILEAVQEAEQSDAVVVATLGEMLADPDCAFQGESILYQDFSVRCRMQKLKKVPLDLAAFRRRFALAKGGVFDPAEPRWREALAVADRLPDDMVAPFLQIARAAMEGEPCPGDEILGRAYGSRSPGRIRRLVDYMEKQGVIVVRADFGGRRSIGIPELGLSTEAE encoded by the coding sequence GTGAAGACGAGCATCGACATCGGGACCGACAGTGCGGGGCAGGGCGTGCGCATCGACGTGCAGGAACTGCTCGCGACGCGCCTGCTCGTCCAGGGCAATTCGGGGTCGGGCAAGTCGCACCTGCTGCGCCGCATCCTCGAGGAAAGCGCCGCGCTGGTGCAGCAGATCGTGATCGATCCCGAGGGCGATTTCGTCACGCTCGCCGATGCCTACAGCCATGTCGTGATCAACGGCGGCGACTATAATGAGCGCGAGATCGCGGCGATGGGCGCGCGCATCCGCGAGCATCGCGCCTCGATCGTCCTCAGTCTCGAATCGCTCGACATCGAGGCGCAGATGACGTGCGCCGCGGCGTTCCTCAATGCGCTGTTCGATGCGCCGCGCGAGCATTGGTTTCCCGCGCTGGTGGTGGTCGACGAGGCGCAGATGTTCGCGCCGAGCGTCGCGGGCGACGTCGCCGACAATGTCCGCCGCGCGAGCCTCGGCGCGATGACCAACCTGATGTGCCGCGGGCGCAAGCGTGGTCTGGCCGGCGCGATCGCGACGCAGCGGCTCGCCAAGCTCGCGAAGAATGTCGCCGCCGAGGCGAGCAATTTCCTGATGGGGCGCACCTTCCTCGACATCGACATGGCGCGCGCCGCCGACCTGCTCGGGATGGAGCGGCGGCAGGCCGAGACGATCCGCGACCTCGAGCGCGGGCATTTCCTCGGGCTCGGTCCCGCGATCTCGCGGCGGCCGATCGCGGTGCGGATCGGGTCGACGCAAACCTCGACGCGGCTCGGCACGCACGGCCTGATGCCGCTGCCGGACGCCGGCGGCGAGGATATGCGCTCGATGCTGTTCACCGAGATGGAGGCGCCCGCGGCGCCGCGCGTCTTCGCACCCGAACCCGAGCCGGTCGCGGCGAGCGAGGTGCTGGAGCGCATCGCGGCGAGCGAAGCGCTGCACGAGGACGCCGATGCGCCGCCGGTGCTCGACATCCTCGAGGCGGTCCAAGAAGCCGAACAGAGCGACGCGGTGGTGGTGGCGACGCTCGGGGAGATGCTCGCCGATCCCGACTGCGCCTTCCAGGGCGAATCCATTCTCTATCAGGATTTTTCGGTGCGCTGCCGGATGCAGAAGCTGAAGAAGGTGCCGCTCGACCTCGCCGCCTTCCGCCGCCGCTTTGCGCTCGCGAAAGGAGGTGTCTTCGACCCCGCCGAGCCGCGTTGGCGCGAGGCGCTCGCCGTCGCCGACCGGCTGCCGGACGATATGGTCGCCCCCTTCCTGCAGATCGCGCGCGCCGCGATGGAGGGCGAGCCCTGCCCCGGTGACGAGATCCTCGGCCGCGCCTATGGCAGCCGCTCGCCGGGGCGCATCCGGCGGCTGGTCGACTATATGGAAAAGCAGGGCGTGATCGTCGTGCGCGCCGATTTTGGCGGGCGGCGCTCGATCGGCATTCCCGAACTCGGGCTCAGCACCGAGGCCGAATAG
- a CDS encoding DUF1192 domain-containing protein, with protein sequence MDDDDLPRRQGDALAALTRQSLDPLSVAELDERIARLEREIERVKAHKAAAGGFKASAEALFRKG encoded by the coding sequence ATGGACGATGACGACCTTCCCCGCCGCCAGGGCGACGCGCTCGCCGCGCTGACCCGCCAATCGCTCGACCCGCTGTCGGTCGCCGAACTCGACGAACGCATCGCCCGGCTCGAACGCGAGATCGAACGGGTGAAGGCGCACAAGGCCGCCGCCGGCGGCTTCAAGGCGAGCGCCGAGGCGCTGTTCAGGAAGGGGTAG
- a CDS encoding heme peroxidase family protein, translating to MPRHGVYPRDIVPPRSQYSDAGRFGRMFGELPPFAADTPDVRAALIEIGKAGGIMDAKDKLNKTPAELITDPALSAKNSDNPNLTAGFTFLGQFLDHDMTFDPTSSLERQADPEQIANFRTPSFGLDNVYGAGPGGSPHLYDTQGGKGGKFLLEPTGTADRFDLPRNSQNVALIADPRDDENLIIGQLQVAFLKFHNEVVDHVKTKIKLTGSDEIFAEAQRIVRWHYQWMIVHEFLRKTCGDAVVDDVLANGRKYYSWRNEPYIPVEFSVAAYRFGHSQVRPSYRANFTGDGGNPFFGMIFTATPSDPNDPDDLSGGCRAPRRFIDWPTFFDFGDGNVKPNKKIDTTLSTALFRLPGSVVPNPDPKTNPASLAQRNLLRHLTFALPSGQRVARAMQMPILSKGDLADLKPHGFDDRTPLWFYILREAQIVENGERLGPVGARIVTEVFLGLIEGDKGSYLAQDPEWQPFLPTVDPSKKGDDFRMIDLLRYAKVA from the coding sequence ATGCCTCGCCACGGCGTATATCCGCGCGACATCGTTCCGCCGCGTTCCCAATATTCCGACGCCGGCCGCTTCGGCCGCATGTTCGGCGAATTGCCGCCCTTTGCCGCCGACACGCCCGACGTGCGCGCGGCGCTGATCGAGATCGGCAAGGCCGGGGGCATCATGGATGCCAAGGACAAGCTGAACAAGACCCCCGCCGAGCTGATCACCGACCCGGCGCTGTCGGCGAAGAACAGCGACAACCCGAACCTGACCGCGGGCTTCACCTTCCTCGGCCAGTTCCTCGACCATGACATGACCTTCGACCCGACGTCGAGCCTCGAGCGGCAGGCCGATCCCGAACAGATCGCCAATTTCCGCACCCCGAGCTTCGGGCTCGACAATGTCTATGGCGCGGGGCCGGGCGGCAGCCCGCATCTCTATGACACGCAGGGCGGCAAGGGCGGCAAGTTCCTGCTCGAACCCACGGGCACCGCGGACAGGTTCGACCTGCCGCGCAACAGCCAGAATGTCGCGCTGATCGCCGACCCGCGCGACGACGAGAATCTGATCATCGGCCAGCTTCAGGTCGCTTTCCTGAAGTTTCACAACGAGGTGGTCGACCATGTGAAGACCAAGATCAAGCTGACCGGATCGGACGAGATTTTCGCCGAGGCGCAGCGGATCGTGCGCTGGCACTATCAATGGATGATCGTCCATGAATTCCTGCGCAAGACGTGCGGCGACGCGGTGGTCGACGATGTGCTGGCAAACGGGCGCAAATATTATAGCTGGCGCAACGAGCCCTATATCCCGGTCGAATTCTCGGTCGCGGCCTATCGCTTCGGGCACAGCCAGGTGCGCCCCTCCTATCGCGCGAACTTCACCGGCGACGGCGGCAATCCTTTTTTCGGGATGATCTTTACCGCGACGCCGTCGGACCCGAACGATCCCGACGATCTGTCGGGCGGCTGCCGCGCGCCGCGGCGCTTCATCGACTGGCCGACCTTCTTCGATTTCGGCGACGGCAATGTGAAGCCGAACAAGAAGATCGACACGACGCTGTCGACCGCGCTGTTCCGCCTGCCGGGCTCGGTCGTGCCCAACCCCGATCCCAAGACCAACCCGGCGTCGCTGGCGCAGCGCAACCTGCTCCGCCACCTGACCTTCGCGCTGCCGTCGGGGCAGCGGGTCGCGCGCGCGATGCAGATGCCCATATTGTCGAAGGGCGACCTTGCCGACCTCAAGCCGCACGGCTTCGACGACCGCACGCCGCTCTGGTTCTATATATTGCGCGAGGCGCAGATCGTGGAGAATGGCGAACGGCTCGGCCCCGTCGGCGCGCGGATCGTGACCGAGGTCTTCCTCGGGCTGATCGAGGGCGACAAGGGCTCCTATCTGGCGCAGGACCCCGAATGGCAGCCTTTCCTGCCGACGGTCGATCCGTCGAAGAAGGGCGACGATTTCCGGATGATCGACCTGCTGCGCTACGCCAAGGTGGCGTGA